The genomic region GAAATTTTCAAACCGGGATATAGCACAAAATCGGGAGGATGGGGACTCGGTCTAAGTCTCGCAAAGCGTATAATTGAAAAATATCATAAAGGCGAACTCATTCTTAAAGATTCCAGGAAGAATGAAGGAACAACCATGCTGATATTTTTTAAAGTCAGGTAATGTAATGAAATCGCTCAATTTGACAAATAGAAATCAACTAATTTGAATCTTTGAAAAAGTTTGGCTGCTAACTGTTGCCGGGACAAATTAGCAGCCAAGGGAGCGTGAAAAGGGAAAGAAAAAGTATCTTTTCCTTTTCTACATATGTTTAACGTAAAAACTTTTGAAAAGTTGCATCAATAAATTATTCCTTCTCAAAGCTAAGCCGACACTATGTTATATTGAACGAATGACCTTGACTTTTATTTACAACTGAATTAACATCATTCGTAAATTTTTAAAGAGGAGATTATGCTGAATTTTATATTATTGATGAGTCAACCGGCTGATGGCGGTGAAGGATCAGGGTTTTTGGGGCTGCTTCCGTTTTTATTAATATTTTTAATTTTTTATATGTTACTGATTCGTCCTCAGATCAAACAACAGAAAAAAAAGCAATCTATGATTAAGGCGCTTAAAAAAGGCGATAACGTCATTACTGTTGGAGGATTGCATGGCACGATAGAGGGCGTAAAGGAGAAAGAAGATATTATCATTTTGAAGATTGCGGAAAATACTAAAGTAAAGGTTTCCCGAAGCTCTGTCGCTATTGCGAAGGAGTCTGCAAGCTAAACAATGTCTGCATTAAAGCTTCGATATTACGGCGATCCTATTCTGAGGCGCGAGACACATAATATTGTGGATTTCGATTCCGATTTAGAACGATTTATTCAGGATATGATTGAAACAATGCATGAGTACGGCGGTGTAGGATTAGCTGCTCCTCAAGTTGGAGATGTTAGAAGTCTGATTGTAATAGATGTGAGCGAAGAAGAAGATGAAGAGCCATCGGAACCTATCGTTATGATAAATCCCGATATACAAGAATTATACGGCGGCTGTGTTTTAGAGGAAGGTTGTTTGAGCATTCCCGAAGTGAAGGTTGAAGTTGAAAGACCCGAGGAGATAAAAGTAAAATTCCAGAATAAAAAAGGTGAAAAAAAAGTACTGCAATGCAACGGAATTCTCGCGCGTATCGTTCAGCACGAAGTAGATCATCTGCGGGGAAGGTTAATGATAGATTATATCAGCTCGGTGAAGCGGGATTTGCTAAAAACAAAGCTTCAAAAAATATCGCGTGGTGAAATTCCCGTAGGAGTTTAACTGACAGCGTCACAAATTTTCAACATAAACCAATGAAAATCCTCTTTATGGGTACCCCGGATTTTGCGGTCCCAAGTCTAATAAAATTAACAGAAAATGGATACAAACCGTCGGCAGTAATAACCGGGCTGGACAAAAAAATGGGAAGAGGACAAAAAATTATTCCCACTCCGGTAAAAATGGCAGCGGTTGATTTAAAAATTCCTGTTCTTGAGCCAAAAAATCTAAAAGACCCGGCGTTCCACCAACAAATAGAAAAGTTTGATATAGATCTTTCTTGTGTAGTGGCATTTAGAATTCTGCCACAAGTACTTATAGATATTCCCCAAATGGGTTCTATAAATCTTCACTCTTCGCTATTGCCGAAATATAGAGGAGCGGCACCGATTCAAAGAGCAATTATGGCAGGTGAGAAAGAAACAGGAGCTACGACCTTTTTCATTCGAAGAAAAGTTGATACGGGAAATATCCTTTTCAGGGACAAATTAAAAATAGGAGAACTTGAAGATTTCGGTTCGCTTCATGACAGGCTTGCGGAGTTAGGGGCCGAGCTGCTGCTGAAAACGGTAAGGGCTGTCGAATCAGGCAGCCATATTGAAGATGTTCAGGACGATTCTCAGGCTACGGATGCGCCCAAGATAAGTAGAGATGATTTACGGATTGATTGGAATCGTTCCGCTGTTGAATTACACAATCAAGTGAGAGCTCTTTCACCCTATCCGGGCGTTACGACAAATTTTAATGGTAAAGTTCTGAAAATATTTAAAACTGTTCCTGTGGCGAAAATCATTAAAGACAGAGGTCCCGGACAGGTAATTGAAGTTGGGAAAGATTCCTTTTCTGTTTCTACGGGTGACGGAGGCTTAAAGGTGCTGGAAGTACAAAGAGAAGGGAAGAAAAGGATGACATCGGCCGATTTTCTAAGAGGAACGAATATTTCTGCTGGGGATAGTTTGGCATAAAATGGAATTGTTGTTGGAGAAATTTATTCAAAAAAACGAATCGCTTGCTGAGAAAAACAACGTAAGAAAAATCGCAATCGATTTATTTCTTAACTCAAGAAAGAGCGGAGAATACATAGACAGGCTTCTGAATAAGTCACTTAAGAATTCAAAATTACTACTAAGAGATAGAAATTTTCTCACCGAATTGGTAAAAGGGACTACTCGAATGGGGGGATTATTAGAGTATTATATTCAGGAGCTCATAAAAGGAAATATTAAAAATCTGAAAATCCCGTTAAGATACATAATGACTACAGGGTTATATCAAATTTTATATATGGACTCTGTTCCCACATATGCAGCTATAAATGAGTCTGTCGAATTGGCAAAAATTTATGGAAACGGAAAAGATTCAGGGCTTGTGAACGCAGTTTTGAGAAACTTTCTAAGACGAAGGACAGAATTAGAAAATAGAATTGATTCATTACCTGATGATGAACGCATATCGGTAAAGTATTCTCATCCACTCTGGATAATTAAAAGATGGTTAAAGCGGTTTGGGGTCAGCGATACGGAAAAATCAGCTGAAATGAACAATATTCCTCCTAAAGTAACTATAAGGAAAAACAACCTTTTAAAGAAACATCCTCATTTGCAAAAAATAGATGAGATGGATGAGGATAGTATTGTCAGATCAGAGATTCTCAAGAATTACTATACGTTTCAAAGGGGATTGGACACGAATTCATGGGATGCCATCAAAGAAGGAGAGGCTACAATTCAAGACGTCAGCGCCGGAATTCCGGTTGTACTTTTAAATCCGCAGCCGGGAGAAACAATAATAGACCTTTGTTCCGCGCCGGGCGGCAAAACAAGCGCCATCGCTGAATTAATGAATGATGAGGGGAAAATATTAGCTGTTGATGCAAACAAAGAGCGTCTTTCTTTAGTTGAAGATCAAGTGAAGAGACTTAAATTGAATTGTGTCGAACTAATACATGGTGACGGAAGAGAACTTTCTTTGCCTGAGGCGGACAGAATACTAATTGATGCGCCATGCTCCGGAACGGGAGTATTAGCAAAGAGGTCTGATCTTAGATGGCGAAAGAAGAAAAGCGATATTAAGACGTTGTCTTCGCTTCAGCTCGAGTTACTTAAAAATGCGTCCAAATCGCTGAAAGTTGGAGGAGTATTGGTTTACAGCACCTGTACGATTGAGCCGGAGGAAAATTGGGAAGTGATTGAAGAGTTTTTAATTAGTGAAAAGACGTTCGAAGTTGAAAACGCAAAAAAATATATCACAGACAGGTTGGTTGACAGCAAGGGGGCAGTTGCAACATACCCGTTTAAACATTATATTGACGGTTCGTTTTGTGTCCGTATGAGAAAATATTAAAGGGATTTGATTTATTATTATGGTACGGGATTGAAAAAATATTGGAATCTAATTCAATACGCGCTTTATGTGGGATTAATATTAGGCGTTACAGGATTTTTGATGGATTTTATTATTATGCCGTTATATGTGAGAGAGGGTCAGGTAGTTACACTGCCCGATACGCAAGGAATGCTGATTGAAGAAGCAATTTCATTACTTAAAGACAAGGGATTTAACCCTGTTGAAAAAGCTCCGAAACTTACGACCACGTTCGAAGCAGGTCGCGTTTACGAACAGAATCCGGCTCCATTATCCAGGGTAAAAAAAGGAAGACGTGTCTATCTTACTCCAAGTCTTGAAGAGAGGTACATAGCAGTGCCTGATATTATTGGGTTATCAAAACGAAACGCATCTCTATCTATGGAGCGAGCAGGGTTTAGAATAGATTCGATTTTTTATGATTATTCCAACCGAATTCCCGATGGAGCAATTATCGCTCAATCATTACCCCCGGATATTGAAGCAAAGAGAGGAACTCCTATCTGGGTAACGGTTTCGCTTGGTAATCAACCCGATAATTTTAAAGTTCCTAAGCTGCTTGGTAATAGTTTAGCATCTGCAAAAGAATTGGTCGCAAAATCAGGACTTATCGAAGGTGAAATTACTTATCGGATTGATGAAGATTTAATTCCATTTACAGTGCTATGGCAATCTTTGAAAGCAGGAACAATGCTAAAAAAAAGAGTACGTATTAATTTAATAGTGAGCATTACTGATGTAAGTCTGATTCCTGAGCTGCCTGAATTTGAGGAAGAATTTTGAAGGAAATAGTCCCGTCACTTTTATCGGCAGATTTTTCTATCCTCGCCGAACAGGTTGCCCTGATGGAAGAAGCCGGCGCTAAAAGATTGCATTTTGACGTAATGGATGGACATTTTGTAAAAAATTTAACCTTTGGAGCCCCGCTGATCGCGTCTTTAAGAAATAAAAGCAAATTACATTTTGAAGCGCATTTAATGGTATCTAACCCTGAAGAGCGGATAGACGAATTTTTAGAAGTGGGGACTGATACTCTTATCATTCACGCGGAGGCTACGAACCATCTGCATGGATTGATTGGGAAAATAAAATCCGCCGGAGTTAAAGCAGGTGTTTGTATTAACCCCGCCACTCCATTATCTGCATTGGATGAAATACTTGATGACGCTGATTTCCTTCTTATAATGACTGTAAACCCCGGCTTCGGCGGACAGAAAATGATAAAATCATCTTTAGCAAAGGTAAAAAAAATTAAAGAAAAATATAGTTCGGATAAGTTATTAGTGGAAATAGATGGTGGAATCAGCCTTGAAACGGTAGCTGAAGCTGCAGGTGTAGGAACAGATTTACTTGTGAGCGGATCAGCAATATTCAAATCTGATAATCCCCTGGAGATGTTCCATAACCTTACAGAAGCAGCTAATGCGGGAGCGATGTAAAAGATTCATGGGAATTAAACGAGAAATAAAAAGAAAAATATTCCACCTTATCTCAATGATGTTTCCATTAGGCTATATTTTTATAGAACGAGAAAATATGCTCATTTTCATTGCCACTTTGTTCATACTTTCATTAGCGATGGAACTCGGAAGAATATTTATCCCGAGAATTCGGCAATATATTAATCCGATATTTGAATCCATTATGAGAGGAGCGGAAGAGAAAAAAATATCGGGAGC from Candidatus Neomarinimicrobiota bacterium harbors:
- a CDS encoding PASTA domain-containing protein, with protein sequence MKKYWNLIQYALYVGLILGVTGFLMDFIIMPLYVREGQVVTLPDTQGMLIEEAISLLKDKGFNPVEKAPKLTTTFEAGRVYEQNPAPLSRVKKGRRVYLTPSLEERYIAVPDIIGLSKRNASLSMERAGFRIDSIFYDYSNRIPDGAIIAQSLPPDIEAKRGTPIWVTVSLGNQPDNFKVPKLLGNSLASAKELVAKSGLIEGEITYRIDEDLIPFTVLWQSLKAGTMLKKRVRINLIVSITDVSLIPELPEFEEEF
- the def gene encoding peptide deformylase, which translates into the protein MSALKLRYYGDPILRRETHNIVDFDSDLERFIQDMIETMHEYGGVGLAAPQVGDVRSLIVIDVSEEEDEEPSEPIVMINPDIQELYGGCVLEEGCLSIPEVKVEVERPEEIKVKFQNKKGEKKVLQCNGILARIVQHEVDHLRGRLMIDYISSVKRDLLKTKLQKISRGEIPVGV
- the yajC gene encoding preprotein translocase subunit YajC; protein product: MLNFILLMSQPADGGEGSGFLGLLPFLLIFLIFYMLLIRPQIKQQKKKQSMIKALKKGDNVITVGGLHGTIEGVKEKEDIIILKIAENTKVKVSRSSVAIAKESAS
- a CDS encoding methionyl-tRNA formyltransferase; translated protein: MGTPDFAVPSLIKLTENGYKPSAVITGLDKKMGRGQKIIPTPVKMAAVDLKIPVLEPKNLKDPAFHQQIEKFDIDLSCVVAFRILPQVLIDIPQMGSINLHSSLLPKYRGAAPIQRAIMAGEKETGATTFFIRRKVDTGNILFRDKLKIGELEDFGSLHDRLAELGAELLLKTVRAVESGSHIEDVQDDSQATDAPKISRDDLRIDWNRSAVELHNQVRALSPYPGVTTNFNGKVLKIFKTVPVAKIIKDRGPGQVIEVGKDSFSVSTGDGGLKVLEVQREGKKRMTSADFLRGTNISAGDSLA
- the rsmB gene encoding 16S rRNA (cytosine(967)-C(5))-methyltransferase RsmB, whose product is MELLLEKFIQKNESLAEKNNVRKIAIDLFLNSRKSGEYIDRLLNKSLKNSKLLLRDRNFLTELVKGTTRMGGLLEYYIQELIKGNIKNLKIPLRYIMTTGLYQILYMDSVPTYAAINESVELAKIYGNGKDSGLVNAVLRNFLRRRTELENRIDSLPDDERISVKYSHPLWIIKRWLKRFGVSDTEKSAEMNNIPPKVTIRKNNLLKKHPHLQKIDEMDEDSIVRSEILKNYYTFQRGLDTNSWDAIKEGEATIQDVSAGIPVVLLNPQPGETIIDLCSAPGGKTSAIAELMNDEGKILAVDANKERLSLVEDQVKRLKLNCVELIHGDGRELSLPEADRILIDAPCSGTGVLAKRSDLRWRKKKSDIKTLSSLQLELLKNASKSLKVGGVLVYSTCTIEPEENWEVIEEFLISEKTFEVENAKKYITDRLVDSKGAVATYPFKHYIDGSFCVRMRKY
- the rpe gene encoding ribulose-phosphate 3-epimerase; this translates as MKEIVPSLLSADFSILAEQVALMEEAGAKRLHFDVMDGHFVKNLTFGAPLIASLRNKSKLHFEAHLMVSNPEERIDEFLEVGTDTLIIHAEATNHLHGLIGKIKSAGVKAGVCINPATPLSALDEILDDADFLLIMTVNPGFGGQKMIKSSLAKVKKIKEKYSSDKLLVEIDGGISLETVAEAAGVGTDLLVSGSAIFKSDNPLEMFHNLTEAANAGAM